One Pseudomonas sp. AN-1 genomic region harbors:
- a CDS encoding alpha/beta hydrolase codes for MHNDVLSRSHFVTVDGVRLHYRMVDGPAGSLPVIFTHGGGPGSTAWSNFRLSAQAFAANHTCYFLDFAQYGGSDMVPVEGPALAWHARKLLGFMDALGIPRAHLVNQSFGGCVATRFAADHPERVGRLVMIGSQPVARGVLQPLPLFSKHAATLMSDYYFAGGGPSLAKMRELICRYELHDDAKLDEETLRLRYEASANPALLELLNTPGAFGEWEDLTAVFACVQAPTLILWGLHDWFGGIDVPMLMLNRFADARLHVMGNAAHHLQSECPDEFNAVATAFIGGYA; via the coding sequence ATGCATAACGACGTCTTATCTCGCAGCCATTTCGTCACCGTGGATGGCGTGCGCCTGCACTACCGTATGGTCGACGGCCCGGCGGGCAGCCTGCCGGTGATCTTCACCCACGGCGGCGGCCCCGGCAGCACCGCCTGGAGCAATTTCCGCCTCAGCGCGCAGGCCTTCGCCGCCAACCACACCTGCTACTTCCTCGACTTCGCCCAGTACGGCGGCTCCGACATGGTGCCGGTCGAGGGGCCGGCGCTCGCCTGGCACGCGCGCAAACTGCTGGGCTTCATGGACGCGCTGGGCATCCCGCGCGCCCATCTGGTCAACCAGTCGTTCGGCGGCTGCGTGGCGACCCGCTTCGCCGCCGACCATCCCGAGCGGGTCGGCCGCCTGGTCATGATCGGCTCGCAGCCGGTGGCGCGCGGCGTGCTGCAGCCGCTGCCGCTGTTCAGCAAGCATGCCGCGACCCTGATGAGCGACTACTACTTCGCCGGCGGCGGACCGAGCCTGGCGAAGATGCGCGAGCTGATCTGCCGCTACGAGCTGCACGACGACGCCAAGCTCGACGAGGAGACCCTGCGCCTGCGCTACGAGGCCAGCGCCAACCCGGCGCTGCTCGAGCTGCTCAACACCCCCGGCGCCTTCGGCGAGTGGGAGGACCTGACCGCGGTGTTCGCCTGCGTGCAGGCACCGACGCTGATCCTCTGGGGCCTGCACGACTGGTTCGGCGGCATCGACGTGCCGATGCTGATGCTCAACCGCTTCGCCGACGCGCGCCTGCACGTCATGGGCAACGCCGCCCACCACCTGCAGAGCGAGTGCCCGGACGAATTCAACGCCGTGGCGACGGCCTTCATCGGAGGCTACGCATGA
- a CDS encoding DUF1329 domain-containing protein, with product MNALRFPLRHTLTVGLLAAAGSLSTLAMAAELPAGTVISAANLDQVKNDTFEGHSIASLLTEKMEWRIRNNGWKLPLAKSREVPLDPRWVKASQANEGKAVLNKEACRVDNWGAGAPFPNIDMKDPQAAEKLVWNWHLGQLVGDVSQVPQYTQLLIDGKKGVHAEPVAEFSRYSMKGRLTSEQAVEGDGSERGRQLLYFKSPSDMKGLGTYTVMYDSDKVNSVWAYIPAVRRVRQLSGGAWMDPVGSSDQLQDDLEIFNARPCWYPEYKLLGKRWVLAVANSKTGLWNPQGKSFAEKYPVVEDAAPFWNMNNNDFEPREVYVIEAITPSAHPYSKKVLYIDAKYPRFYYAEAYDRKGEFWKFMEFHSYSNTADGDIRTTAGAVIDFQRNHATLSMIDTKSWKTNFDAKASDFSLQTLQRVGR from the coding sequence ATGAACGCACTCCGCTTCCCCCTGCGCCACACCCTGACGGTCGGTCTCCTCGCGGCGGCCGGCAGCCTGTCGACCCTCGCCATGGCCGCCGAACTGCCGGCGGGCACGGTGATTTCCGCCGCCAACCTCGACCAGGTCAAGAACGACACCTTCGAGGGCCACAGCATCGCCAGCCTGCTCACCGAGAAGATGGAATGGCGCATCCGCAACAACGGCTGGAAGCTGCCGCTGGCCAAGTCCAGGGAAGTGCCGCTCGACCCGCGCTGGGTCAAGGCCTCGCAGGCCAACGAGGGCAAGGCCGTGCTCAACAAGGAAGCCTGCCGGGTGGACAACTGGGGCGCCGGCGCGCCCTTCCCGAACATCGACATGAAGGACCCGCAGGCCGCCGAGAAGCTGGTGTGGAACTGGCACCTCGGCCAGCTGGTCGGCGACGTCTCCCAGGTGCCGCAGTACACCCAGCTGCTGATCGACGGCAAGAAGGGCGTGCACGCCGAGCCGGTCGCCGAGTTCAGCCGCTACAGCATGAAGGGTCGCCTGACCAGCGAGCAGGCGGTGGAAGGGGACGGCAGCGAGCGTGGCCGCCAGCTGCTGTACTTCAAGTCGCCCTCCGACATGAAGGGCCTCGGCACCTACACCGTGATGTACGACTCGGACAAGGTCAACAGCGTGTGGGCCTACATCCCCGCCGTGCGCCGGGTGCGCCAGCTGTCCGGCGGCGCCTGGATGGATCCGGTCGGCTCCTCCGACCAGCTGCAGGACGACCTGGAGATCTTCAACGCCCGGCCGTGCTGGTACCCCGAGTACAAGCTGCTCGGCAAGCGCTGGGTGCTCGCCGTGGCCAACAGCAAGACCGGCCTGTGGAATCCGCAGGGCAAGAGCTTCGCCGAGAAGTACCCGGTGGTGGAGGACGCCGCGCCCTTCTGGAACATGAACAACAACGACTTCGAACCGCGTGAGGTCTACGTCATCGAGGCGATCACCCCGTCGGCGCACCCGTACAGCAAGAAGGTGCTGTACATCGACGCGAAGTACCCGCGCTTCTACTACGCCGAGGCCTACGACCGCAAAGGCGAGTTCTGGAAGTTCATGGAGTTCCATTCCTACTCCAACACCGCCGACGGCGACATCCGTACCACCGCCGGGGCGGTCATCGACTTCCAGCGCAACCACGCCACCCTGTCGATGATCGACACCAAGTCGTGGAAGACCAACTTCGACGCCAAGGCCAGCGACTTCTCCCTGCAGACCCTGCAGCGGGTTGGCCGCTGA
- a CDS encoding alcohol dehydrogenase catalytic domain-containing protein has product MPTMKAARLHQIGAQFVLDEVPVPAPGAHDVLVKVEASTVIPNLKNVTTHFPEWYPFLPLPALPAIFGLDSAGTVAAVGSAVTSFKPGDRVYVNPGIGCGECRHCKQGETPRCAAYTFLGYFGFGPGSQAIFAKYPYAGYGEYLTAPASNLVRLPDNLSSAQATRFGYLGTAYSAIRKAALRPAQSILILGASGTLGVGATLLALAFGAARVVVAARDRAALERLKELDPRRVEIVPIGARPIREQVLELLPDGVDAMLDTLGAKAPAALSVDAMGAVGRGGRIVQIGGVAGPIPIDPHPFMCQQLQYIGSLWFTTAEGDEMARMVESGLLDLSLLEERAYPLAQLNQALEDIQSQANGFTNFHIVHG; this is encoded by the coding sequence ATGCCGACCATGAAAGCCGCGCGCCTGCACCAGATCGGCGCGCAATTCGTCCTCGACGAGGTGCCGGTTCCGGCACCCGGCGCCCACGACGTGCTGGTGAAGGTCGAGGCCAGCACGGTGATCCCCAACCTGAAGAACGTCACCACCCACTTCCCCGAGTGGTACCCGTTCCTGCCGCTGCCGGCGCTGCCGGCGATCTTCGGCCTCGACTCGGCCGGCACCGTGGCCGCGGTCGGTTCGGCGGTCACTTCCTTCAAGCCGGGCGACCGCGTCTACGTCAATCCCGGCATCGGCTGCGGCGAGTGCCGCCACTGCAAGCAGGGCGAGACGCCGCGCTGTGCGGCCTACACCTTCCTCGGCTACTTCGGCTTCGGCCCCGGCTCGCAGGCGATCTTCGCGAAGTATCCCTACGCCGGCTACGGCGAGTACCTGACCGCGCCGGCCAGCAACCTGGTGCGCCTGCCGGACAACCTGTCGAGCGCCCAGGCCACCCGCTTCGGCTACCTCGGCACCGCCTACTCGGCGATCCGCAAGGCCGCCCTGCGCCCGGCGCAGAGCATCCTGATCCTCGGCGCCAGCGGCACCCTCGGCGTCGGCGCCACCCTGCTGGCGCTGGCCTTCGGCGCCGCCCGGGTGGTGGTCGCCGCCCGCGACCGCGCGGCGCTGGAGCGCCTCAAGGAGCTGGACCCGCGGCGGGTGGAGATCGTGCCGATCGGCGCGCGGCCGATCCGCGAGCAGGTGCTGGAACTGCTGCCGGACGGCGTCGACGCCATGCTCGACACCCTCGGCGCCAAGGCGCCGGCCGCGCTGTCGGTGGACGCCATGGGCGCGGTCGGCCGCGGCGGGCGCATCGTGCAGATCGGCGGCGTCGCCGGGCCGATCCCCATCGACCCGCATCCGTTCATGTGCCAGCAGCTGCAGTACATCGGCTCGCTGTGGTTCACCACCGCCGAGGGCGACGAGATGGCCCGCATGGTCGAGTCGGGCCTCCTCGACCTGTCGCTGCTGGAGGAGCGCGCCTATCCGCTGGCGCAGCTCAACCAGGCGCTCGAGGACATCCAGAGCCAGGCCAACGGCTTCACCAACTTCCACATCGTCCACGGCTGA
- a CDS encoding glucose 1-dehydrogenase, with amino-acid sequence MNPDYQLQDKVIIVTGGGSGMGRDASLALARAGARVVIGNRNARAGADLLEEIVAAGGQALFRATDVSRPADCQALVALAMEKYGRVDGAFNNAGLQREFTDVHETPVEDFSDVIDINLKGILYMMKYETAAMLQSGGGAIVNNASIFGLKAMPKTAYYVASKHGIVGATRAAALDYATRGIRVNAICPGPIKTPSFDRVTGGDAHMYDDGVPMHRVGQPQEVSAAVLWLLSGHSSYITGATLSVDGGMSAE; translated from the coding sequence ATGAACCCTGACTACCAACTGCAGGACAAAGTGATCATCGTGACCGGTGGCGGCAGCGGCATGGGCCGCGATGCCAGCCTGGCCCTGGCCAGGGCCGGCGCCCGGGTGGTGATCGGCAACCGCAACGCCCGGGCCGGCGCCGATCTGCTCGAGGAAATCGTCGCCGCCGGCGGGCAGGCGCTGTTCCGCGCCACCGACGTGTCGCGGCCGGCCGACTGCCAGGCGCTGGTGGCGCTGGCCATGGAGAAGTACGGACGGGTCGACGGGGCGTTCAACAACGCCGGCCTGCAGCGCGAGTTCACCGACGTGCACGAGACGCCGGTGGAGGACTTCTCCGATGTCATCGACATCAACCTCAAGGGCATCCTGTACATGATGAAGTACGAGACGGCGGCGATGCTGCAGAGCGGCGGCGGCGCCATCGTCAACAACGCCTCGATCTTCGGTCTCAAGGCGATGCCGAAGACCGCCTACTACGTGGCCTCCAAGCACGGCATCGTCGGCGCCACCCGCGCCGCCGCGCTGGACTACGCCACCCGCGGCATCCGCGTCAACGCGATCTGCCCGGGGCCGATCAAGACGCCGAGCTTCGACCGCGTCACCGGCGGCGACGCGCACATGTACGACGACGGGGTGCCCATGCATCGCGTCGGCCAGCCGCAGGAGGTCAGCGCGGCGGTGCTCTGGCTGCTCTCCGGGCACTCCTCCTACATCACCGGCGCCACCCTGTCGGTGGACGGCGGAATGTCGGCCGAGTAG
- a CDS encoding AraC family transcriptional regulator codes for MNSLMFATATPPDAVLAKFEVCHTQDLEEARRWGERIFCENRLRHQDRQAPVDTRIYYRRLGGIGVGRMSYGSDITIDPGVLDTFSLVMMPIRGQEVIEFGSRQVCSTPTQASVLNAHLPCRIHHRKDTEKLIMRVDRSLLERICQQHLGRTLAKPVEFQPDMPLDTAEGQRWMRMVGWIYDNLSHDEGSLPPLLAAQFEQAMVTALLTCQPNNYSAELCADETQSIAPSFVKRVERYIEEHAHEPISIVEMAEHVGVSSRSLFAGFRRFRNTSPMLYLKEVRLRRVHEELQQGSAGSTTVTAVAFRWGFSHLGHFTTDYKRRFGESPSETLAR; via the coding sequence ATGAATAGTCTGATGTTTGCCACGGCGACGCCCCCGGACGCCGTGCTGGCCAAGTTCGAGGTATGCCACACCCAGGATCTCGAAGAAGCGCGCCGCTGGGGCGAACGCATCTTCTGCGAGAACCGCCTGCGCCACCAGGATCGCCAGGCGCCGGTCGACACGCGCATCTACTACCGGCGCCTTGGCGGCATCGGCGTGGGGCGCATGAGCTACGGCAGCGACATCACCATCGACCCCGGCGTGCTCGATACCTTTTCCCTGGTCATGATGCCGATCCGTGGCCAGGAAGTGATCGAGTTCGGCAGCCGCCAGGTGTGCTCGACCCCCACCCAGGCCTCGGTGCTCAACGCCCACCTGCCGTGCCGCATCCACCATCGCAAGGACACCGAAAAGCTGATCATGCGCGTCGACCGCAGCCTGCTCGAGCGCATCTGCCAGCAGCACCTCGGTCGCACCCTGGCCAAGCCGGTGGAGTTCCAGCCGGACATGCCGCTGGACACCGCCGAGGGGCAGCGCTGGATGCGCATGGTCGGCTGGATCTACGACAACCTGTCCCACGACGAGGGCAGCCTGCCGCCGCTGCTCGCCGCGCAGTTCGAGCAGGCGATGGTCACCGCGCTGCTGACCTGCCAGCCCAACAACTACAGCGCCGAGCTGTGCGCCGACGAGACGCAGTCGATCGCGCCGTCGTTCGTCAAGCGCGTGGAGCGCTACATCGAGGAGCACGCCCACGAGCCGATCTCCATCGTCGAGATGGCCGAGCACGTGGGGGTCAGCAGCCGCTCGCTGTTCGCCGGCTTCCGCCGCTTCCGCAACACCTCGCCGATGCTGTACCTGAAGGAAGTGCGCCTGCGCCGCGTGCACGAGGAGCTGCAGCAGGGCAGCGCCGGCAGCACCACGGTGACGGCGGTGGCCTTCCGCTGGGGCTTCAGCCATCTCGGCCATTTCACCACCGACTACAAGCGCCGCTTCGGCGAGAGCCCGTCGGAAACCCTGGCGCGCTGA
- a CDS encoding DUF1302 family protein, translating to MNKHGIPGARSRTPLDKLALAIALATATTPAFAEDRLKVDGYLRQEMSWNMKNWEDTPGYDDKGKLSMARSTARLNLEWKATEDVAVVAKLRASREVKTNFLEHLEEMGAYNYRAADGQGDIMDLYNDEEIRELYVDFPVGERLQFRLGKQQIAWGETDFFAANDLVHGFDYTWRSFLEPANEELRKANIIAKMNIDVPELDGGLEVFVRPGWDRKEDIGTELDIYGGRWSSQPYAGVDFRNIDPYNFENDEGDYRDVTGGIRWNGLYGDTNYSVSYLKTFYPSPILNASNNLALFGQPGVPSGAETKGTEQTRGPAGEIIYPMVDIFGFTASRYSEWADAVFSTEMAYIKDAPYQILQSPPTLISQAVAPGFDGYATKDVVALMLRMDKNIAATQDWLGTEKPMFFSVQLFDKWVQNYDEDDALLYSVGWGGKVKEHSVLATGIFDLSYNSGRIRPNLVVGADLSNGGGFAVPSVTFELSSKLRWKVEYDAFWGSDARDGDKCGFPNAASCDNATLFDYFNNRDQLYTSLTYLF from the coding sequence ATGAACAAGCACGGCATTCCGGGTGCGCGCTCGCGCACCCCTCTGGACAAGCTCGCCCTGGCGATCGCCCTGGCCACCGCGACCACCCCGGCCTTCGCCGAAGACCGCCTCAAGGTCGACGGCTACCTGCGCCAGGAAATGTCCTGGAATATGAAGAACTGGGAGGACACCCCCGGCTACGACGACAAGGGCAAGCTGTCGATGGCGCGCAGCACCGCGCGCCTCAACCTGGAGTGGAAGGCCACCGAGGACGTGGCCGTGGTGGCCAAGCTGCGCGCCTCCCGCGAGGTGAAGACCAACTTCCTCGAGCACCTCGAGGAAATGGGCGCCTACAACTACCGCGCGGCCGACGGTCAGGGCGACATCATGGATCTCTACAACGACGAGGAGATCCGCGAGCTGTACGTCGACTTCCCGGTCGGCGAGCGCCTGCAGTTCCGCCTCGGCAAGCAGCAGATCGCCTGGGGCGAGACCGACTTCTTCGCCGCCAACGACCTGGTGCACGGCTTCGACTACACCTGGCGCAGCTTCCTCGAGCCGGCCAACGAGGAACTGCGCAAGGCCAACATCATCGCCAAGATGAACATCGACGTGCCGGAGCTGGACGGCGGCCTGGAAGTGTTCGTGCGCCCGGGCTGGGACCGCAAGGAGGACATCGGCACCGAGCTGGACATCTACGGCGGACGCTGGTCGAGCCAGCCGTACGCCGGCGTCGACTTCCGCAACATCGACCCGTACAACTTCGAGAACGACGAGGGCGACTACCGCGACGTCACCGGCGGCATCCGCTGGAACGGCCTGTACGGCGACACCAACTACTCGGTCTCCTACCTGAAGACCTTCTACCCGTCGCCGATCCTCAACGCCTCCAACAACCTCGCGCTGTTCGGCCAGCCGGGCGTGCCGTCCGGGGCGGAAACCAAGGGCACCGAGCAGACCCGCGGCCCGGCCGGCGAGATCATCTACCCGATGGTCGACATCTTCGGCTTCACCGCCAGCCGCTATTCGGAGTGGGCGGACGCGGTGTTCAGCACCGAGATGGCGTACATCAAGGATGCGCCCTACCAGATCCTGCAGTCGCCGCCGACCCTGATCAGCCAGGCCGTGGCCCCCGGCTTCGACGGCTACGCCACCAAGGACGTGGTCGCGCTGATGCTGCGCATGGACAAGAACATCGCCGCCACCCAGGACTGGCTGGGTACCGAGAAGCCGATGTTCTTCTCGGTGCAGCTGTTCGACAAGTGGGTGCAGAACTACGACGAGGACGACGCGCTGCTCTACAGCGTCGGCTGGGGCGGCAAGGTCAAGGAGCACTCGGTGCTCGCCACCGGGATCTTCGACCTCAGCTACAACAGCGGACGCATCCGCCCCAACCTGGTGGTCGGCGCCGACCTCAGCAACGGCGGCGGCTTCGCCGTGCCCTCGGTCACCTTCGAGCTGTCCAGCAAGCTGCGCTGGAAGGTCGAGTACGACGCCTTCTGGGGCAGCGACGCGCGCGACGGCGACAAGTGCGGCTTCCCGAATGCGGCCTCCTGCGACAACGCCACGCTGTTCGACTACTTCAACAACCGCGACCAGCTCTACACCAGCCTGACCTACCTGTTCTGA
- a CDS encoding efflux RND transporter permease subunit: protein MIERIAEFCIRRRAWVTGVLLCLTLILSWFALHIEVRTVFEDMLPSRHEYVETHEKFKDTFGGSNMVTIMFEVEEGDIFQTAVLDKVRSVTLGLREVSAVNQYQITSLASKKLKEVRASTAGIESRPLMWPDLPADAEAMAELKRSVLRNPMVYGPYVSKDLQATLVTVDFIDQQVDYSKVFHEVRALIAKVDDGSVKIRVVGDPILYGWVNHYLPETIQLVLAALAVTLVMLFVLLRTWRGLFLPLLAGVVSAVWALGICRLLGIHFEPLVIVVAMLITSRAVSHSVQIVNRFDDEIELLPPGTDTARIAARIALADLFRPGMLGVIADAACMAVVALSPIPMLQKLTVLSVVWVSTLTVSAVILTPVLLSFIRKPHGMAHPLDCLPVLRKVLDLAVAVSLSRARYAVLGVSLLVVVGAGLYSLNLKIGDANPGSPILWPQAQYNQDSAAINARFEGVDRMFVVLGDDSRPDLIKGNEALQAMNSFQRFIEAQPEVGGSVSIADVLPQVNASLREGNPRYLELGDTGNLNGSLMAMLDSVSEPGDISRFADEHYANGSVTLMFRDRQGETIRTAVARIKEFIASHPLSEGQWHLAGGLIGVMAAVNEIILSSQIEAIALALLVLAVLCTIVYRSSVAGMLFMVPVIISNMLTFAFMTWKGIGMNINTVPVAALGIGLGVDYAFYIADRVKEEIAAGSSPEHAIRQALHSSGMGVIVTASVLILATLLWWVSSLRFQAEMGLLMAIWLSVSAFSALFVMPALIYVCRPRFIFGERAPEPAASAQPAPFQPA from the coding sequence ATGATCGAACGCATAGCCGAATTCTGCATCCGTCGGCGCGCCTGGGTGACCGGCGTGCTGCTCTGCCTGACCCTGATCCTCAGCTGGTTCGCGCTGCACATCGAGGTGCGCACCGTGTTCGAGGACATGCTCCCCTCGCGCCACGAGTACGTTGAGACCCACGAGAAGTTCAAGGACACCTTCGGCGGCTCGAACATGGTCACCATCATGTTCGAGGTGGAGGAGGGCGACATCTTCCAGACCGCCGTGCTCGACAAGGTGCGCAGCGTCACCCTCGGCCTGCGCGAAGTCTCGGCGGTCAACCAGTACCAGATCACCTCGCTGGCCTCGAAGAAGCTCAAGGAGGTGCGCGCCTCCACCGCGGGCATCGAGAGCCGCCCGCTGATGTGGCCCGACCTGCCGGCCGACGCCGAGGCGATGGCCGAGCTGAAGCGCTCGGTGCTGCGCAACCCGATGGTCTACGGGCCCTACGTGTCCAAGGACCTGCAGGCCACCCTGGTCACCGTCGACTTCATCGACCAGCAGGTCGACTACAGCAAGGTGTTCCACGAGGTCCGCGCGCTGATCGCCAAGGTCGACGACGGCAGCGTGAAGATCCGCGTGGTCGGCGACCCGATCCTCTACGGCTGGGTCAACCACTACCTGCCGGAGACCATCCAGCTGGTGCTGGCCGCCCTGGCGGTGACCCTGGTCATGCTGTTCGTCCTGCTGCGCACCTGGCGCGGGCTGTTCCTGCCGCTGCTGGCCGGCGTGGTCAGCGCGGTCTGGGCGCTGGGCATCTGCCGCCTGCTGGGCATCCACTTCGAGCCGCTGGTCATCGTGGTGGCCATGCTGATCACCTCGCGGGCGGTGTCGCACTCGGTGCAGATCGTCAACCGCTTCGACGACGAGATCGAGCTGCTGCCGCCGGGCACCGACACCGCGCGGATCGCCGCGCGCATCGCCCTGGCCGACCTGTTCCGTCCCGGCATGCTGGGAGTGATCGCCGACGCCGCGTGCATGGCGGTGGTGGCGCTGAGCCCGATCCCGATGCTGCAGAAGCTCACCGTGCTGTCGGTGGTCTGGGTGTCGACCCTGACCGTCAGCGCGGTGATCCTCACCCCGGTGCTGCTGTCGTTCATCCGCAAGCCGCACGGCATGGCCCATCCGCTCGACTGCCTGCCGGTGCTGCGCAAGGTGCTCGACCTGGCCGTGGCGGTCAGCCTGTCGCGGGCCCGCTACGCGGTGCTCGGCGTCAGCCTGCTGGTGGTGGTCGGCGCCGGCCTGTACTCGCTGAACCTGAAGATCGGCGACGCCAATCCCGGTTCGCCGATCCTCTGGCCGCAGGCGCAGTACAACCAGGACTCGGCGGCGATCAATGCGCGCTTCGAGGGCGTCGACCGCATGTTCGTGGTGCTCGGCGACGACAGCCGCCCCGACCTGATCAAGGGCAACGAGGCCCTGCAGGCGATGAACAGCTTCCAGCGCTTCATCGAGGCGCAGCCCGAGGTCGGCGGCTCGGTGTCGATCGCCGACGTGCTGCCGCAGGTCAACGCCAGCCTGCGCGAGGGCAACCCGCGCTATCTGGAGCTGGGCGACACGGGCAACCTCAACGGCAGCCTGATGGCCATGCTCGACTCGGTGTCGGAGCCCGGCGACATCTCGCGCTTCGCCGACGAGCATTACGCCAACGGCTCGGTGACCCTGATGTTCCGCGACCGCCAGGGCGAGACCATCCGCACCGCGGTGGCGCGCATCAAGGAGTTCATCGCCAGCCATCCGCTGAGCGAAGGCCAGTGGCACCTGGCCGGCGGCCTGATCGGGGTGATGGCCGCGGTCAACGAGATCATCCTGTCCAGCCAGATCGAGGCCATCGCCCTGGCCCTGCTGGTGCTCGCCGTGCTGTGCACCATCGTCTACCGCTCCAGCGTCGCCGGCATGCTGTTCATGGTCCCGGTGATCATCTCCAACATGCTGACCTTCGCCTTCATGACCTGGAAGGGCATCGGCATGAACATCAACACCGTGCCGGTGGCCGCGCTCGGCATCGGCCTGGGCGTCGACTACGCCTTCTACATCGCCGACCGCGTCAAGGAAGAGATCGCCGCCGGCAGCAGCCCCGAACACGCCATCCGCCAGGCCCTGCACAGCTCGGGCATGGGGGTCATCGTCACCGCCAGCGTACTGATCCTCGCCACCCTGCTGTGGTGGGTGTCCTCGCTGCGCTTCCAGGCCGAGATGGGCCTGCTGATGGCCATCTGGCTGAGCGTGTCGGCGTTCTCCGCGCTGTTCGTCATGCCCGCGCTGATCTACGTCTGCCGCCCGCGCTTCATCTTCGGCGAGCGCGCGCCGGAGCCGGCGGCCAGTGCCCAACCCGCCCCGTTCCAGCCGGCCTGA
- a CDS encoding cupin domain-containing protein yields the protein MQTQRIVTGHDQAGRSTVASSGPLPSVGEFRQFPGFAVELIWQTAPGPIPAHPVDPACPPHSVLPAAGGSCAMRVTFPPQHAAIAADFDPQVAARELCERLPGLGELFEADAPGFHRSDTIDYGVLLEGELTLELDDGERVLRQGDVVVQMGTRHAWRNTGNSPARMLFVMVGAARGKSVA from the coding sequence ATGCAAACGCAGCGCATCGTCACCGGCCACGATCAGGCCGGCCGCTCGACCGTCGCCAGCAGCGGCCCGCTGCCCAGCGTCGGCGAATTCCGCCAGTTCCCCGGCTTCGCCGTCGAGCTGATCTGGCAGACCGCCCCCGGGCCCATTCCCGCGCATCCAGTCGATCCCGCCTGCCCGCCGCACTCGGTGCTGCCGGCCGCCGGCGGCAGCTGCGCGATGCGCGTCACCTTTCCACCCCAGCACGCGGCCATCGCGGCGGACTTCGATCCGCAGGTGGCCGCCCGCGAACTGTGCGAACGGCTGCCCGGGCTGGGCGAGCTGTTCGAGGCCGACGCCCCCGGTTTCCACCGCTCCGACACCATCGACTACGGCGTGCTGCTGGAGGGCGAACTCACCCTCGAGCTGGACGACGGCGAGCGGGTGCTGCGTCAGGGCGATGTGGTGGTGCAGATGGGAACCCGGCATGCCTGGCGTAACACCGGTAACAGCCCGGCGCGGATGCTGTTCGTGATGGTGGGCGCGGCGCGCGGGAAGTCAGTTGCGTAA
- a CDS encoding Rieske 2Fe-2S domain-containing protein, producing MSEQPIVRRRQVKTGISDARANNAKTQSQYQPYKDAAWGFINHWYPALFTHELGEDQVEGIQICGIPIVLRRVDGKVFALKDQCLHRGVRLSEKPMCFNKSTISCWYHGFTFDLESGKLATIVANPDDKLVGTTGITTYPVHEVNGMIFVFVREDDFPDEDVPPLSSDLPFRFPENSDRFPHPLWPASPSVLDDNAVVLGMHRTGFGNWRIACENGFDNAHIFVHKDNSIVHVNNWVLPLGLLPVGDDAIQLVEDDNGPKGMMQMMFTENWQPVLENEELGLKVDGVNGRYYRTSVVLPGVLMVENWPQDHVVQYEWYVPITDDTHEYWEVLVRVCNTPEERAKHEYRYETVYKPLCLHGFNDCDLYAREAMQNFYADGTGWDDEQLVATDISPITWRKLSSRWNRGIAKPGRGVQGSVKDLSLIFKQTADGHRPGYKVKKIEE from the coding sequence ATGTCCGAGCAACCCATCGTCCGTCGCCGCCAAGTCAAGACCGGCATCAGCGATGCCCGCGCCAACAACGCCAAGACCCAGAGCCAGTACCAGCCGTACAAGGACGCCGCCTGGGGCTTCATCAACCACTGGTACCCGGCGCTGTTCACCCACGAGCTGGGCGAGGACCAGGTCGAGGGCATCCAGATCTGCGGCATCCCGATCGTCCTGCGCCGCGTCGACGGCAAGGTGTTCGCCCTCAAGGACCAGTGCCTGCACCGCGGCGTGCGCCTGTCCGAGAAGCCGATGTGCTTCAACAAGAGCACCATCTCCTGCTGGTACCACGGTTTCACCTTCGACCTGGAGAGCGGCAAGCTGGCGACCATCGTCGCCAACCCGGACGACAAGCTGGTCGGCACCACCGGCATCACCACCTACCCGGTGCACGAGGTCAACGGCATGATCTTCGTGTTCGTCCGCGAGGACGACTTCCCGGACGAGGACGTGCCGCCGCTGTCCTCCGACCTGCCGTTCCGCTTCCCGGAGAACAGCGACCGCTTCCCGCACCCGCTGTGGCCGGCCTCGCCGAGCGTGCTCGACGACAACGCCGTGGTGCTCGGCATGCACCGCACCGGCTTCGGCAACTGGCGGATCGCCTGCGAGAACGGCTTCGACAACGCGCACATCTTCGTCCACAAGGACAACAGCATCGTCCACGTCAACAACTGGGTGCTGCCGCTCGGCCTGCTGCCGGTCGGTGACGACGCCATCCAGCTGGTCGAGGACGACAACGGCCCGAAGGGCATGATGCAGATGATGTTCACCGAGAACTGGCAGCCGGTGCTGGAGAACGAGGAACTCGGTCTCAAGGTCGACGGCGTCAACGGCCGCTACTACCGCACCTCGGTGGTGCTGCCGGGCGTGCTGATGGTGGAGAACTGGCCGCAGGACCACGTGGTGCAGTACGAGTGGTACGTGCCGATCACCGACGACACCCACGAATACTGGGAAGTCCTGGTGCGCGTGTGCAACACCCCCGAGGAGCGCGCCAAGCACGAGTACCGCTACGAGACCGTGTACAAGCCGCTGTGTCTGCACGGCTTCAACGACTGCGACCTGTACGCCCGCGAGGCGATGCAGAACTTCTACGCCGACGGCACCGGCTGGGACGACGAGCAACTGGTGGCCACCGACATCTCGCCGATCACCTGGCGCAAGCTGTCCTCGCGCTGGAACCGCGGCATCGCCAAACCCGGCCGCGGCGTGCAGGGCTCGGTCAAGGATCTCAGCCTGATCTTCAAGCAGACCGCCGACGGCCACCGCCCGGGCTACAAGGTCAAGAAGATCGAAGAGTAA